A stretch of Deltaproteobacteria bacterium DNA encodes these proteins:
- a CDS encoding hydroxymethylglutaryl-CoA lyase, protein MALPDSVILCECWARDGLQSIPKVISTDDKVEMIDRIIDSGVKKLEVTSFSHPKLLPQFADSVEVLKRIKRVDDVTYVVLMPNAKGFERFETCVKEGYGADEIILMISASEAHNTVNFRMKHEEAFQAHAAVMKRAHDLGVRVIGCPGTVYGCAIAGDVPMSEVIKVTRFYVEEGAHTIMLGDTTGAANPLQVRERIGELLTTFPGTEFIAHFHDTRGNGIINTFAALELGLRYVDTSLGAIGGQPATGANKYQFGFTGNTCSEDLICLLEECGVSTGVDIRKMIDNGLRAEEIIGQRLRANVIHSGPVNHRPKDYDPFAKKDEAAA, encoded by the coding sequence ATGGCACTTCCCGACTCCGTGATCCTTTGTGAGTGCTGGGCCCGCGACGGGCTCCAGTCCATCCCCAAGGTGATTTCCACCGATGACAAGGTCGAGATGATCGACCGGATCATCGACTCCGGCGTGAAGAAGCTCGAGGTCACCTCCTTCTCGCACCCGAAGCTCCTGCCGCAGTTCGCCGACAGCGTCGAGGTGCTCAAGCGCATCAAGCGCGTCGACGACGTCACCTACGTGGTGCTCATGCCCAACGCCAAGGGCTTCGAGCGCTTCGAGACCTGCGTGAAGGAGGGCTACGGCGCCGACGAGATCATCCTGATGATCTCGGCCAGCGAGGCCCACAACACGGTCAACTTCCGGATGAAGCACGAGGAGGCCTTCCAGGCCCACGCCGCCGTGATGAAGCGGGCCCACGACCTGGGCGTGCGGGTCATCGGCTGCCCCGGCACGGTCTACGGCTGCGCCATCGCCGGCGACGTGCCGATGTCCGAGGTCATCAAGGTCACCCGCTTCTACGTCGAGGAGGGCGCCCACACCATCATGCTGGGCGACACCACCGGCGCCGCGAACCCCCTGCAGGTGCGCGAGCGGATCGGCGAGCTCCTCACCACCTTCCCCGGGACCGAGTTCATCGCGCACTTCCACGACACCCGGGGCAACGGGATCATCAACACCTTCGCGGCCCTCGAGCTGGGCCTGCGCTACGTCGACACCTCCCTGGGGGCCATCGGCGGCCAGCCGGCGACGGGGGCGAACAAGTACCAGTTCGGCTTCACCGGCAACACCTGCTCCGAGGACCTGATCTGCCTCCTCGAGGAGTGCGGCGTGAGCACCGGCGTCGACATCCGGAAGATGATCGACAACGGCCTGCGCGCCGAGGAGATCATCGGCCAGCGCCTGCGCGCGAACGTGATCCACAGCGGGCCGGTGAACCACCGGCCCAAGGACTACGATCCCTTCGCCAAGAAGGACGAGGCGGCCGCCTGA
- a CDS encoding amphi-Trp domain-containing protein produces MAVRQKKAERDVEKRYPARQFVAKLRRLADAIEAGEAFRIQVGGERVTVPATATVSVEHEREGGEEELELQFRW; encoded by the coding sequence ATGGCGGTGCGACAGAAGAAGGCCGAGCGGGATGTCGAGAAGCGCTACCCGGCCAGGCAGTTCGTGGCCAAGCTCCGGCGCCTGGCGGACGCCATCGAGGCCGGCGAGGCCTTTCGCATCCAGGTGGGCGGCGAGCGGGTGACCGTGCCGGCCACCGCCACCGTCAGCGTCGAGCACGAGCGCGAGGGTGGCGAGGAGGAGCTCGAGCTGCAGTTCCGCTGGTGA